The following coding sequences lie in one Arachis hypogaea cultivar Tifrunner chromosome 4, arahy.Tifrunner.gnm2.J5K5, whole genome shotgun sequence genomic window:
- the LOC112797612 gene encoding probable purine permease 11 isoform X1, which produces MTDNQEPMITDGTITKLPLTKYQRWQWWFLVALSIFFLIVGQAAAVLLGRFYYDQGGNSKWMATLVQTIAFPILYIPFFIIPSSPETSTSSAPPSIKIIASIYFVLGIVIAADNMMYSVGLLYLSASTYSLICASQLAFNAVFSYFINSQKFTALIINSVVVLSLSSALLAVNEDKSEPSGASKRKYILGFLLTLGASAVYSLLLSLMQRTFEKVLKRETFSVVLEMQIYTSLVATCASTVGLFASGEWLTLHGEMETFGKGHVAYVMTLVWTAVAWQVCSVGVVGLIFLVSSLYSNVISTVSLAVTPIASLVVFHDSMNGVKIISLLLALWGFASYIYQNYLDDTKARKRQAVEPKSRNDSLC; this is translated from the exons ATGACAG ATAACCAAGAACCCATGATTACAGATGGGACGATCACAAAATTACCATTGACTAAATACCAGCGTTGGCAATGGTGGTTCCTGGTTGCACTTAGCATATTCTTTCTTATTGTTGGCCAAGCTGCTGCTGTTCTACTTGGAAGATTCTATTATGATCAGGGTGGCAACAGTAAATGGATGGCTACTCTAGTCCAAACTATTGCCTTCCCAATATTATATATTCCATTCTTCATAATTCCCTCTTCTCCTGAAACTTCAACTTCTTCAGCTCCTCCTTCCATCAAAATCATTGCCTCAATATATTTTGTTCTCGGGATAGTAATCGCTGCCGATAACATGATGTATTCAGTTGGGCTCCTATACCTCTCCGCATCTACCTATTCACTAATTTGTGCATCCCAATTAGCCTTCAATGCAGTTTTCTCATACTTTATCAATTCCCAAAAGTTCACTGCTTTGATTATAAACTCTGTGGTGgttttatctttatcttctgcGCTTCTTGCTGTTAACGAAGACAAATCAGAACCGTCGGGTGCTTCCAAGAGAAAATACATTCTTGGCTTCCTCCTTACCCTTGGAGCTTCCGCGGTTTACTCTCTTTTGCTCTCCCTCATGCAACGGACATTCGAAAAGGTCCTTAAAAGGGAAACATTTTCCGTTGTTTTGGAGATGCAAATCTATACTTCACTTGTTGCCACTTGTGCTTCCACTGTAGGCCTATTTGCAAGTGGGGAATGGCTTACTTTGCACGGAGAAATGGAGACTTTTGGGAAGGGACATGTCGCGTATGTGATGACTTTGGTTTGGACCGCAGTAGCCTGGCAGGTTTGTTCTGTTGGTGTTGTTGGCCTTATCTTCTTGGTGTCGTCGCTATACTCAAATGTTATTAGTACTGTCTCTTTGGCGGTAACCCCTATTGCTTCTCTTGTAGTTTTTCATGATAGCATGAATGGGGTGAAGATAATTTCATTGCTTTTAGCTCTGTGGGGTTTTGCCTCTTATATCTATCAGAATTATCTTGATGAtacaaaagcaagaaaaagacaaGCTGTTGAACCGAAATCACGCAATGATTCTTTATGTTGA
- the LOC112797612 gene encoding probable purine permease 11 isoform X2, whose amino-acid sequence MTDNQEPMITDGTITKLPLTKYQRWQWWFLVALSIFFLIVGQAAAVLLGRFYYDQGGNSKWMATLVQTIAFPILYIPFFIIPSSPETSTSSAPPSIKIIASIYFVLGIVIAADNMMYSVGLLYLSASTYSLICASQLAFNAVFSYFINSQKFTALIINSVVVLSLSSALLAVNEDKSEPSGASKRKYILGFLLTLGASAVYSLLLSLMQRTFEKVLKRETFSVVLEMQIYTSLVATCASTVGLFASGEWLTLHGEMETFGKGHVAYVMTLVWTAVAWQFFMIA is encoded by the exons ATGACAG ATAACCAAGAACCCATGATTACAGATGGGACGATCACAAAATTACCATTGACTAAATACCAGCGTTGGCAATGGTGGTTCCTGGTTGCACTTAGCATATTCTTTCTTATTGTTGGCCAAGCTGCTGCTGTTCTACTTGGAAGATTCTATTATGATCAGGGTGGCAACAGTAAATGGATGGCTACTCTAGTCCAAACTATTGCCTTCCCAATATTATATATTCCATTCTTCATAATTCCCTCTTCTCCTGAAACTTCAACTTCTTCAGCTCCTCCTTCCATCAAAATCATTGCCTCAATATATTTTGTTCTCGGGATAGTAATCGCTGCCGATAACATGATGTATTCAGTTGGGCTCCTATACCTCTCCGCATCTACCTATTCACTAATTTGTGCATCCCAATTAGCCTTCAATGCAGTTTTCTCATACTTTATCAATTCCCAAAAGTTCACTGCTTTGATTATAAACTCTGTGGTGgttttatctttatcttctgcGCTTCTTGCTGTTAACGAAGACAAATCAGAACCGTCGGGTGCTTCCAAGAGAAAATACATTCTTGGCTTCCTCCTTACCCTTGGAGCTTCCGCGGTTTACTCTCTTTTGCTCTCCCTCATGCAACGGACATTCGAAAAGGTCCTTAAAAGGGAAACATTTTCCGTTGTTTTGGAGATGCAAATCTATACTTCACTTGTTGCCACTTGTGCTTCCACTGTAGGCCTATTTGCAAGTGGGGAATGGCTTACTTTGCACGGAGAAATGGAGACTTTTGGGAAGGGACATGTCGCGTATGTGATGACTTTGGTTTGGACCGCAGTAGCCTGGCAG TTTTTCATGATAGCATGA
- the LOC112795327 gene encoding uncharacterized protein, whose protein sequence is MNLEGVGDKVRCRAFPVTLAGPVIQWFNNLPQGSVAGFLDISRAFLAQFTTRIAKAKHPINLLDVTQRTGEPIRKYLDWFNDECLEIEGLTDSVASLCLTNRLLNEDFRKHLTTRPVWTMQEIQTVAKEYINDEEVSQVVAANKRQPFYNQPR, encoded by the coding sequence atgaacctggaggGAGTAGGAGACAAAGTCAGATGCCGCGCCTTCCCGGTCACCCTGGCAGGTCCTGTGATACAGTGGTTCAACAACCTCCCGCAGGGTTCGGTGGCCGGCTTCTTGGATATTAGCCGTGCCTTCCTAGCACAGTTCACCACCAGAATTGCGAAGGCAAAGCACCCGATTAATCTGCTCGATGTGACTCAGAGGACCGGCGAGCCGATCAGGAAATATCTAGACTGGTTCAACGATGAGTGCTTGGAGATCGAGGGGTTAACTGATTCGGTGGCCAGTCTCTGTCTGACGAACAGACTCCTTAACGAGGACTTCAGAAAGCACCTTACCACGAGGCCGGTCTGGACTATGCAAGAGATCCAAACCGTAGCCAAGGAATACATTAACGATGAGGAAGTCAGCCAAGTTGTGGCTGCTAACAAGCGACAGCCCTTTTACAATCAACCCCGGTAG
- the LOC112797613 gene encoding acyl carrier protein 1, mitochondrial gives MALRAAILRHVRVPLQTAPKLHHKQPQPWLASFRFMSSHDDHITKEEVTERVLAVLRDYPKVDPSKVTPNVHFEKDLGLDSLDTVEIVMALEEEFKLEIPDKEADKIDSCNLAIEYISNHPMAS, from the exons atggcaCTCAGAGCAGCCATCCTCCGCCACGTTCGCGTCCCACTCCAAACTGCACCAAAACTGCATCACAAGCAACCACAGCCATGGCTTGCTTCCTTCCGCTTCATGTCTTCGCACGACGATCACATCACCAAAGAAGAGGTCACCGAAAGAGTCCTCGCTGTCCTCAGAGATTACCCCAAAGTCGATCCTTCCAAG GTGACTCCAAATGTACATTTCGAGAAGGATTTGGGTTTAGATAGCTTGGACACTGTGGAAATTGTGATGGCGCTGGAAGAGGAGTTCAAGCTCGAGATCCCAGACAAGGAAGCCGATAAGATTGACTCCTGCAATCTTGCTATTGAGTACATTTCTAACCACCCCATGGCTAGTTAA